The proteins below are encoded in one region of Streptomyces ficellus:
- the snpA gene encoding snapalysin gives MRHPKTVLAAAVSLAAALAAVPAATATAAPAPAVAPAASSSYAAYASPAAYAGSAEEAKANRAFFAAVMESVAEKRAATPGAQAVTVVYSATGAPSFRTQIARSTQIWNSSVNNVKLQEGGNPDFRYYEGNDSRGSYASTDGHGRGYIFLDYRQNQQYNSTRVTAHETGHVLGLPDHYSGPCSELMSGGGPGTSCQNAQPNAQERSRVDALWRNGLAAAVAKVS, from the coding sequence ATGAGACACCCCAAGACCGTGCTGGCCGCTGCCGTGAGCCTGGCCGCGGCACTGGCAGCCGTACCGGCCGCGACCGCCACCGCGGCACCGGCCCCGGCCGTGGCACCGGCGGCGTCGTCCTCCTACGCCGCGTACGCATCCCCCGCCGCGTACGCCGGTTCCGCCGAGGAGGCCAAGGCCAACCGGGCCTTCTTCGCGGCCGTCATGGAGTCGGTGGCCGAGAAGCGGGCCGCCACCCCCGGCGCGCAGGCCGTCACCGTCGTCTACTCCGCGACGGGCGCCCCGAGCTTCCGCACCCAGATAGCCCGCTCCACCCAGATCTGGAACAGCTCCGTCAACAACGTGAAGCTGCAGGAGGGCGGCAACCCTGACTTCCGGTACTACGAGGGCAACGACTCGCGCGGCTCGTACGCCAGCACCGACGGGCACGGGCGGGGCTACATCTTCCTCGACTACCGGCAGAACCAGCAGTACAACTCCACCCGCGTCACCGCCCATGAGACCGGTCACGTCCTCGGCCTGCCCGACCACTACTCCGGTCCGTGCAGCGAGCTGATGTCCGGTGGCGGCCCCGGCACGTCCTGCCAGAACGCCCAGCCGAACGCGCAGGAGCGCTCCCGCGTCGACGCGCTGTGGCGGAACGGTCTGGCCGCCGCCGTGGCCAAGGTCTCGTAA
- a CDS encoding DUF6304 family protein, which produces MSSESTEVWTGWYRDRRGAESIVIATDGRRIATRVRGVEYAGASLDGLRAAEENGGLPLAGCVLEWDLPLPVLTDGAAQQATLSCLLALGEALSDGSPERVDLQLTLHCGGAAYESGLAGGDFDQALDRILRQLPPGSRFGRKLLADAGAAA; this is translated from the coding sequence ATGTCATCGGAGTCGACGGAAGTCTGGACCGGCTGGTACCGGGACCGCCGCGGTGCGGAATCGATCGTGATCGCGACGGACGGGCGGCGGATCGCCACCCGTGTCAGGGGCGTGGAGTACGCGGGCGCGAGCCTCGACGGGCTGCGCGCGGCGGAGGAGAACGGCGGCCTGCCCTTGGCCGGCTGTGTGCTGGAATGGGACCTGCCCCTGCCGGTCCTCACCGACGGCGCCGCCCAACAGGCCACGCTCAGCTGTCTGTTGGCGCTGGGTGAAGCCCTGTCCGACGGCTCACCCGAGCGAGTGGATCTTCAGCTCACCCTGCACTGCGGGGGAGCGGCGTACGAATCGGGCCTGGCCGGTGGCGACTTCGACCAGGCCCTCGACCGCATCCTGCGCCAGCTGCCGCCCGGCAGCCGGTTCGGCCGCAAGCTCCTCGCGGACGCCGGGGCGGCGGCCTGA